A window from Solanum stenotomum isolate F172 chromosome 7, ASM1918654v1, whole genome shotgun sequence encodes these proteins:
- the LOC125870876 gene encoding mitochondrial zinc maintenance protein 1, mitochondrial: MASGRAVEALRAYRSVLKATHKAFAGDTFMLQQSAAEVRKKFEENRHVSSEADIQRLLEDATEASSFISTMIIQAKATPSGAFVVKPEKEHAGATLEIPSEEILKKSA, translated from the exons ATGGCGAGCGGGAGAGCAGTAGAAGCCCTTCGAGCTTACAGATCAGTGCTGAAGGCCACTCACAAAGCCTTCGCCGGAGATACTTTCATGCTCCAACAATCCGCCGCCGAGGTCAGAAAGAAATTCGAGGAGAATCGCCACGTCTCATCGGAGGCTGATATTCAGAGGCTATTGGAGGATGCAACTGAGGCCTCTTCGTTCATATCTACTATGATTATCCAAGCCAAAGCTACACCTTCCGGTGCTTTTG TGGTGAAGCCTGAGAAAGAACATGCTGGAGCAACGCTCGAGATTCCTTCTGAAGAGATACTTAAAAAGTCTGCTTGA